A portion of the Chromobacterium sp. IIBBL 290-4 genome contains these proteins:
- a CDS encoding phage virion morphogenesis protein codes for MTIARLESELSGLLHKVEPAARRALARDIGRALRQSQQKRIAAQQNPDGSGYAPRRQQYREQKGRIRRQMFAKLRAARWLKIEATASGVEVGFLRQVERIARVHQYGLRDRISRHTHREAQYPARELLGLSEQDFEMLKDKLLSLLADK; via the coding sequence ATGACAATCGCCCGGCTTGAATCCGAGCTGTCCGGACTGCTGCACAAAGTGGAGCCGGCTGCCCGCCGCGCCCTGGCCCGCGACATCGGCCGCGCGCTGCGCCAAAGCCAGCAAAAGCGCATCGCCGCCCAGCAAAACCCGGACGGCAGCGGCTACGCCCCGCGCCGGCAGCAATACCGCGAGCAGAAAGGCCGCATCCGCCGCCAGATGTTCGCCAAACTGCGCGCCGCGCGCTGGCTCAAGATCGAGGCCACCGCCAGCGGCGTCGAGGTCGGTTTCCTGCGCCAAGTAGAGCGTATCGCCCGCGTCCATCAATACGGCCTGCGCGACCGCATCAGTCGCCACACCCACCGCGAGGCGCAATACCCGGCGCGCGAGCTGCTGGGTTTGAGCGAACAAGATTTCGAGATGCTCAAGGATAAATTGCTGTCTCTGCTTGCGGACAAATAA
- a CDS encoding phage tail protein yields MNKPADLRRAIEAALPELRDNPDRLIMLVEDGGIVTAPGRLNFGYRYTLKIVITDFTGHLDQLVIPLRAWIEQNEPPLVQNPERLEKGFRFEVEWISATAVDVQITLQLSESVRVEVGQDGNVTATHYGEPADPLADVRYWVVTVKGKTVYDNRPA; encoded by the coding sequence ATGAACAAGCCCGCTGACCTGCGCCGCGCCATCGAGGCCGCCCTGCCGGAACTGCGCGACAACCCCGACCGCCTCATCATGCTGGTGGAGGATGGCGGCATCGTCACCGCGCCGGGCCGACTGAACTTCGGCTATCGCTACACCCTGAAAATCGTCATCACCGATTTCACCGGCCACCTGGACCAGCTCGTCATCCCGCTGCGCGCCTGGATCGAGCAGAACGAACCGCCGCTGGTGCAAAACCCGGAACGGCTGGAGAAAGGTTTTCGATTCGAGGTGGAATGGATCAGCGCCACCGCCGTGGATGTGCAGATCACCCTGCAACTATCCGAAAGCGTGCGCGTGGAAGTGGGCCAGGACGGCAACGTCACCGCCACCCACTACGGCGAACCGGCCGACCCGCTGGCGGATGTGCGCTATTGGGTGGTGACCGTGAAAGGCAAAACTGTCTATGACAATCGCCCGGCTTGA
- the lysC gene encoding Rz1-like lysis system protein LysC (LysC is an Rz1-like component of a phage lytic system, substantially overlapping although not fully embedded in the gene for the Rz-like LysB component.) — translation MPRLPLPPGLALLSLSLLPACSTPPAGHPQPLLTQRCPAVTACALPALTPKTNAQLADSWQQHRAALEACAAQINSIIHCQQNTP, via the coding sequence ATGCCACGCCTGCCGCTGCCGCCTGGGCTAGCGCTGCTATCCCTGAGCCTGTTGCCCGCCTGCTCGACACCGCCGGCCGGCCATCCGCAACCATTGCTGACCCAGCGTTGCCCAGCAGTGACGGCCTGCGCCCTGCCGGCGCTGACGCCCAAGACCAACGCCCAGCTGGCGGACAGCTGGCAGCAACACCGGGCGGCGCTTGAAGCTTGCGCCGCGCAGATCAACAGCATCATCCATTGCCAACAGAACACGCCATGA
- a CDS encoding TraR/DksA family transcriptional regulator gives MTDFYDRAQALEQRQREEALARQFARLDNGASLSHCEDCAEPIPEARQRIVAGCTRCVQCQEDHEQAR, from the coding sequence ATGACTGATTTCTACGACCGCGCCCAGGCGCTGGAACAACGCCAGCGCGAAGAAGCCCTCGCTCGCCAGTTCGCCAGGCTCGACAACGGCGCCAGCCTGAGCCATTGCGAAGATTGCGCCGAGCCGATACCGGAAGCGCGCCAACGCATCGTCGCCGGCTGCACCCGCTGCGTGCAGTGCCAGGAAGACCATGAACAAGCCCGCTGA
- a CDS encoding phage baseplate assembly protein V, translated as MENFADLSRRIESLIRLGTIAEVDHAARRVRVQTGALTSNWLPWAASRAGQTRDWSPPTAGEQVLLLCPSGDPAGGVALLAIYSDAFDAPSSSPDEHLTVYPDGARLLYNHATGSLSVSGVRTATVQAFGLVTVDCPETFIHGNVAITGSLTVTGATLLQAAAVVAGPFSYQSGMSGQGGASGAAAMLSGNIIHQGGALSSNGVTLHSHTHPDPHGGNTEPPR; from the coding sequence ATGGAAAACTTCGCTGACCTCTCCCGCCGCATCGAGTCGCTGATCCGCCTCGGCACCATCGCCGAGGTGGACCATGCCGCGCGGCGCGTGCGCGTCCAGACTGGCGCGCTGACCAGCAACTGGTTGCCCTGGGCGGCCAGCCGCGCCGGCCAAACCCGCGACTGGAGCCCGCCCACGGCGGGCGAGCAAGTGCTGCTGCTCTGCCCCAGCGGCGACCCGGCCGGCGGCGTGGCCCTGCTGGCCATCTATTCCGATGCCTTCGACGCGCCATCCAGCAGCCCGGATGAGCACCTGACCGTCTACCCGGACGGCGCCCGCCTCCTCTACAACCACGCCACCGGCTCGCTCAGCGTGTCCGGCGTGCGCACCGCAACCGTGCAGGCCTTTGGACTCGTTACCGTGGATTGTCCGGAAACCTTCATTCACGGCAATGTCGCCATCACCGGCAGCCTGACCGTCACCGGCGCAACCTTATTGCAGGCGGCGGCGGTGGTGGCAGGCCCTTTCAGCTACCAATCCGGCATGTCCGGCCAGGGCGGCGCCAGCGGCGCGGCGGCAATGCTCAGCGGCAACATCATCCATCAGGGCGGCGCGCTGTCGTCCAACGGCGTGACCTTGCACAGCCACACCCACCCCGACCCGCACGGCGGCAATACGGAGCCTCCCCGATGA
- a CDS encoding GPW/gp25 family protein — protein MSSYTGMNAATGRAIDDADHIRQSIIRILATPQGSRIERREFGSILPDLIDRPLNGKTRMQAMAATVMALTAWEPRIELTRVMLQTGSGESAGSLTIDIDARRRGTGHALQYSLPLKG, from the coding sequence ATGAGCAGCTACACCGGCATGAATGCCGCCACCGGTCGCGCCATTGACGACGCCGACCATATCCGCCAGTCCATCATCCGCATTCTGGCCACGCCGCAGGGCTCGCGCATCGAGCGCCGCGAGTTCGGCAGCATCCTGCCGGATCTGATCGACAGGCCGCTCAACGGCAAAACCCGCATGCAGGCCATGGCGGCCACCGTCATGGCCTTAACGGCCTGGGAGCCTCGCATCGAACTGACGCGCGTCATGCTGCAAACCGGCAGCGGCGAGTCGGCCGGTTCATTGACCATCGATATCGACGCCCGCCGCCGCGGCACCGGCCACGCGCTGCAATACTCGCTCCCCCTGAAAGGCTGA